TCGGGGACTCCCGCACGATCGCGCGCGTCGACGACATCCCGGACGCCGAGCTGTGGGAGATGCGCAACCAGCTGCGCCGCTATCTCGTCGCCGCCGTCCGGGCGCGCGCCCACGAGAGCCGCACCCGCAACGGCGAGGACGAGGATTTCATCGCCGCCGCCGACCACCTGCTCGACCCCGACGTCCTGACGATCGGCTTCGCGCGCCGCATGGCGACCTACAAGCGGATGAGCCTCATCATCCACGACCAGGATCGCACCGCGCGGCTGCTCACCAACGACGAGCGCCCCGTCCAGTTCGTGCTCGCCGGCAAGGCGCATCCCTTCGACAACGAGGCCAAGCGCAACTTCCAGGAGCTCGCGCGCTGGAAGCGGCCGATCGAGCACCTCGGGCGCATCGTGTACCTCGAGAACTACGACGTCTCGCTCGCGCGCTTCCTCGTCCAGGGCTGCGACGTGTGGCTGAACCTGCCGCGCCGGCCGCTCGAAGCGAGCGGCACGAGCGGCCAGAAGGTGATCGCCAACGGCGGCCTGAATTGCAGCATCCTCGACGGCTGGTGGTGCGAAGGCTTCGCGAACGACAACGGCTGGGCGATCGGCGCCGAGCTCGACGACGGCGACCCCGAAGCGCAGGACGACGCCGATGCCGAGGCCCTCTACCGCGTGCTCGAGGACGAGGTCGTCCCGCTCTTCTACGAACGCGACGAACGCGGCATCCCGCTCGGCTGGCTGGCGCGGGTGCGCGCGTCGATGCGCTCGCTGCTGCCGATGTTCAACACCGACCGCATGGTGCTCGAATACGCCCGCGAGGTGTACGGTCCGCCCGCCTGAGCCCTCGTCGCATTGCATGACAGGGCGCACGCGCTCTGACGACCGATTCCGCCGGCGGAAACACGTTGTACCGGAACGCTCCAGCCGCTAGACCTTCCGGCGGGAGGATCGTTCATGCCGTGCCGTCTCCGTTCCCTCGCCCTGGGCATTGCCGCGCTCGCCGCGTCGACCGTCATCGCCGCCGACCATCCGATCGGCGGCGACTACCTGCTGTTGAAGGATCCTCCCGGCAAGCCGGAGAAGCGCTCGGTCAACTTCAAGGCGCTGAAGGATCTCGCGATCGACCCCGGCCAGGCGGGCGACCCGCGGACGCTCGGCGCGACGATCGAGCTCAGCGGAGCGGGCGGCGGCGGCGCGACGGGACCGATCGCGCTCGCGCCGGGCTTCTGGAAGGGCCTCGGCAATCCTCCCGGCAGCAAGGGGTACAAGTACTTCGACAAGGCGCGCGCGACGGGCGTCAAGCAGGTGCTCTTCAAGCCCGGCAGCAAGGGCGGGCAGCTGCAAGTGACCGGCGGCGGCGCGGCCTGGCCGTACGCCGTCACGCAGATGCAGAGCGCGGTCGCGGTGCGGTTCCAGATCGGCGGCGAGACCTATTGCGGCAACTTCACCTCCTTCACCAAGAACGAGGCGGGGCGCGTGCAGGCGAAGAACGCCGTCGCGCCGGCGAACTGCACGCCGCCCGTCTGCGGCGACGGCCTCGCGGCGGGGACCGAGGAGTGCGACGATGGCGGCACGACACCCGGCGACGGGTGCTCGGCGAGCTGCCAGCTCGAGGACACGTCGGCGCTCTGCGCCGGCGTACCGGCCACCGGAGGCACCGCCATTCACTCCGTGCGCGTCGCCTCCGGACTCCAGGCGCCGGTCTTCGTGACCGCCCCGCCGCTCGACCCGAACCGCATCTTCGTGCTCGAGCAGGCCGGCCGCATCCGCGTCATCAAGAACGGCGTGCTCCTGCCGACGCCGTTCCTCGACATCGACGCGATCGCCAACGGCGGTCCCGGCAGCGAGCAGGGCCTCCTCGGGCTCGCGTTCCATCCGAACTACGAGCAGAATGGCCGCTTCTTCGTGAGCTACACGCGCAGCGGCGGCGGCGCCGCCGGCCACAGCGAGGTCGCCGAGTACACGGTGAGCGGCAATCCCGACATCGCGAACGCGTCGGGCACCGTGATCGTGACCGGCGCCGACGATCCGTTCGGGAACCACAACGGCGGCATGATCGCGTTCGGACCGGACGGCTTCCTCTATTACGGAATGGGCGACAGCGGCGCGGGCGACGATCCGAACGACGCCGCGCAGGACGACGCCAGCTTCTTCGGCAAGATGTACCGCATCGACGTCGACGACCCGCCGGCGAACCCGCTCGACGACGTCTTCTCCAAGGGCCTGCGCAACCCGTGGCGCTTCAGTTTCGATCGCTTGAACGGCGACCTCTACATCGGCGACGTCGGTCAGAACGAATTCGAGGAGATCGACTACCAGGCGGCGCCGCTCGCGGCCGGTATCAACTGGGGCTGGGACTTCATCGAGGGCCGCCACTGCCACGCCGAAACCGGCGACCCGGCCTGCCCGCCGGGACCCGCTGGCATGACGGAGCCGGTGTTGGAGTACTGCCACAGCCTCGGCAACGACCCAGGAGTCTGCGGCAATCACGCCCTCGGCAACTCGGTGACGGGCGGCTACGTGTACCGCGGCTGCGCCATGTCGGGCATGCAGGGCGTGTACTTCTACGGAGACTTCAGCGGCTTCATCAACACCTTCCAGGGTGTGAGCGGGGGCGACGCGCAGAACGTCCAGAGCCGCACGAGCGATCTCGATCCCGCGACGGGCGGCTTCTCGATCGGCGGCGTCTCGTCGTTCGGCGAGGACGCGCGCGGCGAGATCTACATCGTCGACTACGGCTCGGGCAGCTTCGACGGAGAAGTCTTCAAGATCGTCCCCGGTCCGTAGCGTCGACGACGCGGTGATCCGCGGGGCGTGGACGGAGGGGCCCGCCGCCGCTCGAAGCAATAAGAGATCTCGCCGCGGCGGGCCCCTCCGTCCACGCCCCGGGCAGCTGCGATCGCCCACGACCAGTGACCAGGCGACGCGCTCGCCGCCGTCACCGTGCGCCGCCCGAGCCGCCTCGGACTCCGGCTGAGAGTGACCGCATGCTCGGACCTGCGTGGCGACGCCTCTGTCATCGCGCAGTGTCGCCGCGAGGGCGGCGTGGGGCGCCGTCTCCCTGCGAGATCTCTTACTTCTTCGAGCCGGGAGGCGGCGCCCCACGCCGCCATGGCACCGGCGCCCCGTGCGAGATGATCAGCAGCTACGACGACGCCGCGCGTGGAGCGGTCACGGGCTCCGGCGTCGACTCGCGGGTGGCGTCGTCGAGGGCGGCGGCGAGCTCCTCGCCGTCGAGCGTCTCCTTCTCGCGCAGACGCACCGCCAGCCGCTCGAGACCCGCGCGGTGGCTCCGCAGGAGCTCGCCGGCGCGCTCGTGGGCGCGCCGGATGAAGCCTGTCACCTCGGCGTCGAGGAGCTCCGCGGTCGCTTCGCTGACCGGGATACCCCGTCCGCCGAAGGCGTCGTTCGGCATCAGATACCGGTTGCCGCCCGGCGCCAGGTAGCTCACCGGCCCGAGCCGCTCGCTCATACCGAGCTCGTAGACCATGTGGCGCGCGATCTGCGAGGCGCGCTCGATGTCGTTGTGCGCGCCGGTCGTGACCTGGCCGAAGATCAGCTCCTCCGCGGCGCGCCCGCCGAGCAGCACGGCGAGCCGGTCCTCGAGCTCGGGCTTGCTCTGCAGCACCCTGTCCTCGAGCGGGAGCTGCATGGTGAAGCCGAGCGCGCCCATGGAGCGCGGGATGATCGTGATCTTGTGAACCGGATCGGCGTGCGGCACGAGCGCGGCGACGAGCGCATGTCCCCCTTCGTGGTGCGCGACGACGTTCTTCTCCTCGGGTGAGAGCACGCGGCTCCGCCGCTCGATACCGGCCGTGAGGCGATCCGCGGCTTCCTCGAAATCCGCCAGCTCGACCTGCTGGTGGTCATGGCGCGCCGCGAGCAGCGCCGCCTCGTTCACGAGATTCGCCAGGTCGGCGCCGGAGAAGCCGGGGGTGCGCGCGGCGATGCGATCGAGCTCGAGCCCGGGCGCGTAGCGGATCTTCTTCAGGTGCACCTGGAGGATCTTCACGCGCCCCCGGACGTCGGGCAGCTCGACGACGATACGGCGGTCGAAGCGCCCCGCGCGCAGCAGCGCCGGATCCAGCACCTCGGGACGGTTGGTCGCGGCGAGCAGCACGACGCCCTTCGACGTGTCGAAGCCGTCCATCTCGACGAGCAGCTGGTTCAAGGTCTGCTCCTGCTCGTCGTGCCGGCCGAAGCCCGCCGGCCCGGCGCTCCGCGACTTCCCGACGGCGTCGAGCTCGTCGATGAAGATGATGCAGGGAGCCTTGGTCTTGGCCTGCTCGAAGAGGTCGCGGACGCGCGCCGCGCCGACGCCGACGAACATCTCGACGAACTCCGAGCCGCTGATCGAGAAGAACGGCACGCCGGCCTCGCCGGCGATGGCGCGCGCGAGCAGCGTCTTGCCGGTGCCCGGCGGACCGACCAGCAGCACGCCCTTCGGAATCTGGCCGCCGAGGCGCTGATAACGCTCCGGCGTCTTCAAGAACCGCACGACCTCGAGAAGCTCGCTCTTCGCCTCCTCGATGCCGGCCACGTCGTCGAAGCGGACCTTGATGTCCTGCTCGCTGTAGATGCGGGCGCGGTTCTTCCCGATCGTGAGCGCCTGGCCGATCCCGCCCTGCATCAAGCGGCGCGACGCGAAGCCCCAGATCAGCATCATGACGCCGATCGGCAGGATCCAGCCGAGCAGCACGTCGCGCCAGAAGGTGCTCTCGATGCGGCCGGCGAAGACGACGCCCTTCCGGATGAGCTCCTCGAGCAGCATCTTGTCGTCGACGCCGGGGATGCGGGTCACCTCGAAGAGGCGCTCGGGCTCCGCGCCGGTCCAGCGCGCGGCGAGGGGCTGGTTCTGCTTGATCGCCTTCTGCTCGTCCTCGGTGAGCGCGGCGCCGGGCTTCACGAGCAGCTGGATGCGGTCGACGCCGATCAGCGCCTCCTTGATCTGCCCCTGGTCGAGCAGCTCGTGGAAGCGGTTGTAGGTCTGGGCGACCGGCCGCGGCCGCAACAAGAGCCCCTGCAGGAGGAAGAGCACCGCCATCGCCATCGCGACGTAGGTGAACGAGAACTGCATCTGCTTCTTCGGGACCCGCGGCATGCGGGGTCGAGTGTGCGCACGCCGCGCGCCGGGCGCAAGGGGGCGGCGTACAGGGTCCGGGGACGCGCTCGGGTCAGCGCGAGCGCGCGGCCCCCCAACGGTCCCAATACGTCAAGGTCTCGACGGAAGCGCGCGCGACGGGGCCGAAGCGGCCTACCGGCCAGCCGATCGGCAGCAGGGCGACGGTCTCGATCTCGGCCGGGATGCCGAGCCGTTCCTTGATCGCATCCTCGTAGTGGAGGTGCAGCGTGGTGAGGGTCGCGCCGAGGCCGCACGCGCGGCACGCGAGGAGCACGTTCTGCACCGCGGGGAAGATCGATGCGTAGAGCGCGGCGGGGCTCGGCGGCCGGCTCTCGGGATCGGGCGACAATTCCATCCGCCGCGGCGCCATGCACACGAGCAGCAGCACGGGCGCCTCGTGGAGGTGCTCGGCGAGATGGCTCGCGGCCGCGACCATCTTCATGCGCGCCGCCGCCGCCTCGGTCATCGGCACCGCCGCCGTCGCGGCGGCCTGCATGCTGGCGACGAGGTAGCGGTCCCAGCCGCGCTTGTAGCGCTCCTGGATGAAACGCTTCGTCTCCGCGTCGCGGACCACCAGGAAGCGCCACGGCTGCACGTTGCCACCGCTCGGCGCCCGCACCCCCGCATCGAGCACCTTCCAGATCAACTCGTCCGGCACCGGATCCGCCTTCAACCGCCGCATCGACCGCAGCGAGTACATGATCTCGAACACACCCGGTTCTTGGTTCGCGCTCATCGGGAAACTCTTTCACGCTACGGCTGTACGTTGAGCAAGCGGTCGAGAAGGGCCGAGCAACGCAGCAGATCGGTCCTTATCGGCCGCTTGCGTCGAGCAGTTTCAACACGTCTCCGGTGAGGTCGAAGAGCTGCGCGCACCCGAGCGTGCCCCCGAGCAGCGCGCCGCTGCGCTTGCGCAGGAGCGCGTCCACCTTCTCCCCGACCATCGACCGCACCCGCGCCTGCGGCTCGTCGCAGAGGCCGAGATACGGCAAGCGCGAGGTCGTCGAGTCGGCGGCGACGATCGTGTCGGTCGCGAGGTCGATCTCGTAGTGGACGTCGAAGCCGTGCACGTCGTCGTGCATCGACGAGAAGAGATGCAGCCGCTCCCCCGTCCGGACCAGGCGCGCGAGCTTGCGGCGCACGAAGACGCGCTCGGCCCCGGCGGTCTGGCTGTAGAAGGCCGGCGGCAGTATCGGCACGACCCGGCGGCTGGCGAGGAGCTTCCCGCCCTCGTCGCTGTACGTGAAGCACGAGTCCGAGAGGTCGGCCCAGCCGCTCATGTCGAGTTGCCGGCACGCGGCCGCGTCGTCGGGCGCGATCGCCGCGGTGACCGCCGCCGGTACCTTCGCCACCTGGCGCGCAAGCCGCGCGACCTCGAAGACCGCGTCGGCGACGAGCGCGGCGCCGGCATGCTCGCCCAGCAC
The DNA window shown above is from Deltaproteobacteria bacterium and carries:
- a CDS encoding PQQ-dependent sugar dehydrogenase; this translates as MPCRLRSLALGIAALAASTVIAADHPIGGDYLLLKDPPGKPEKRSVNFKALKDLAIDPGQAGDPRTLGATIELSGAGGGGATGPIALAPGFWKGLGNPPGSKGYKYFDKARATGVKQVLFKPGSKGGQLQVTGGGAAWPYAVTQMQSAVAVRFQIGGETYCGNFTSFTKNEAGRVQAKNAVAPANCTPPVCGDGLAAGTEECDDGGTTPGDGCSASCQLEDTSALCAGVPATGGTAIHSVRVASGLQAPVFVTAPPLDPNRIFVLEQAGRIRVIKNGVLLPTPFLDIDAIANGGPGSEQGLLGLAFHPNYEQNGRFFVSYTRSGGGAAGHSEVAEYTVSGNPDIANASGTVIVTGADDPFGNHNGGMIAFGPDGFLYYGMGDSGAGDDPNDAAQDDASFFGKMYRIDVDDPPANPLDDVFSKGLRNPWRFSFDRLNGDLYIGDVGQNEFEEIDYQAAPLAAGINWGWDFIEGRHCHAETGDPACPPGPAGMTEPVLEYCHSLGNDPGVCGNHALGNSVTGGYVYRGCAMSGMQGVYFYGDFSGFINTFQGVSGGDAQNVQSRTSDLDPATGGFSIGGVSSFGEDARGEIYIVDYGSGSFDGEVFKIVPGP
- the ftsH gene encoding ATP-dependent zinc metalloprotease FtsH encodes the protein MPRVPKKQMQFSFTYVAMAMAVLFLLQGLLLRPRPVAQTYNRFHELLDQGQIKEALIGVDRIQLLVKPGAALTEDEQKAIKQNQPLAARWTGAEPERLFEVTRIPGVDDKMLLEELIRKGVVFAGRIESTFWRDVLLGWILPIGVMMLIWGFASRRLMQGGIGQALTIGKNRARIYSEQDIKVRFDDVAGIEEAKSELLEVVRFLKTPERYQRLGGQIPKGVLLVGPPGTGKTLLARAIAGEAGVPFFSISGSEFVEMFVGVGAARVRDLFEQAKTKAPCIIFIDELDAVGKSRSAGPAGFGRHDEQEQTLNQLLVEMDGFDTSKGVVLLAATNRPEVLDPALLRAGRFDRRIVVELPDVRGRVKILQVHLKKIRYAPGLELDRIAARTPGFSGADLANLVNEAALLAARHDHQQVELADFEEAADRLTAGIERRSRVLSPEEKNVVAHHEGGHALVAALVPHADPVHKITIIPRSMGALGFTMQLPLEDRVLQSKPELEDRLAVLLGGRAAEELIFGQVTTGAHNDIERASQIARHMVYELGMSERLGPVSYLAPGGNRYLMPNDAFGGRGIPVSEATAELLDAEVTGFIRRAHERAGELLRSHRAGLERLAVRLREKETLDGEELAAALDDATRESTPEPVTAPRAASS
- a CDS encoding nitroreductase family protein — encoded protein: MSANQEPGVFEIMYSLRSMRRLKADPVPDELIWKVLDAGVRAPSGGNVQPWRFLVVRDAETKRFIQERYKRGWDRYLVASMQAAATAAVPMTEAAAARMKMVAAASHLAEHLHEAPVLLLVCMAPRRMELSPDPESRPPSPAALYASIFPAVQNVLLACRACGLGATLTTLHLHYEDAIKERLGIPAEIETVALLPIGWPVGRFGPVARASVETLTYWDRWGAARSR
- a CDS encoding DUF2889 domain-containing protein, with the protein product MNPPAVLDARGRYERRMVGWSDDAPGECFTHTVRLEDDAGGIELRATCTLAPGYEIRAAEVRVLAGELAPAVCAAVPRLAGVRMIAGLGRRLGDVLGEHAGAALVADAVFEVARLARQVAKVPAAVTAAIAPDDAAACRQLDMSGWADLSDSCFTYSDEGGKLLASRRVVPILPPAFYSQTAGAERVFVRRKLARLVRTGERLHLFSSMHDDVHGFDVHYEIDLATDTIVAADSTTSRLPYLGLCDEPQARVRSMVGEKVDALLRKRSGALLGGTLGCAQLFDLTGDVLKLLDASGR